A stretch of Henckelia pumila isolate YLH828 chromosome 4, ASM3356847v2, whole genome shotgun sequence DNA encodes these proteins:
- the LOC140865537 gene encoding uncharacterized protein, producing the protein MLNLSPPRIKPILRQISSPPFISSAATTAYPSPTSSPYLADLATSILNSTTPKQALKLFNAASRTINPARTLKLHSAIIHFLTEAKLYVKARCLMEDLIEVLRTTRKPHKVCSSIFNALNQVRTPDDNFNVFGVLIVALCEKGLVDEGHWVYRRLSKLPAVQVCNALLNGILKTGRVEFMWDVYRDMVLKGASPSVVTYGILMDASRDRGDSAKAKELFDEMIQKGLKPTVVIYTTLIHCLCLENKMSEAEILFSGMQEGDVDPNVYTYNTLMDGYSKMVNVQKVLKLYHEMLDYKVLPNFVTYCIIIDLFTKMGNLVAFSNYFVHMVKLNVVPNVYIYNCIIDGFCNAGDLSSAEDMYLEMEKFCISPDVFTWGILMKGYCGIGRVQDAENVFWKMKNAGLLANSVVYNTLIDGYCKNGDMEKALQICSQMVETDLQPDIVTFCTLIDGYCKVGNMDAAMGLYSEMAIKGYKPDVVAYTSLIDGHFKSGNTDAALRLHKEMIESGIASNVYTVSCLIDGMCKHGRINDAIKIFLEQSVAGFVVEVDQLGNNNIGYSSPNNVMYSALIDGLCKDGRIFKASNFFSDLRRSGLRPEISDYAVMIKGHYESKHVFDVMMLQADMLKLGMLPNAYLYKLLYRGYQGMGDFASALKCRDELSNSGLDSTNEYVARSFMFSEQELCKE; encoded by the coding sequence ATGTTGAATCTTTCCCCACCAAGAATCAAACCCATTCTCCGGCAAATCTCATCGCCGCCGTTCATATCATCCGCCGCCACGACGGCATATCCTTCACCGACGTCATCACCTTACCTAGCAGATTTAGCCACTTCAATACTCAATTCCACGACCCCAAAACAAGCGCTCAAACTCTTCAACGCGGCATCCAGAACCATCAATCCAGCGAGGACTCTGAAACTCCATTCCGCCATAATCCATTTCTTAACCGAGGCTAAATTGTATGTGAAGGCCAGATGTTTGATGGAAGACCTCATTGAAGTTTTGAGAACCACCCGGAAGCCACATAAAGTGTGTTCTTCGATTTTCAATGCACTTAATCAGGTTCGGACTCCGGATGACAATTTTAATGTGTTTGGAGTGCTGATCGTTGCTTTATGCGAAAAGGGTCTTGTTGATGAAGGGCACTGGGTGTACCGCAGGTTGAGCAAGCTTCCTGCTGTGCAAGTTTGTAATGCGCTTTTGAATGGGATTCTGAAAACGGGTCGGGTAGAGTTCATGTGGGATGTCTATAGAGACATGGTTCTGAAAGGTGCATCCCCAAGTGTGGTGACTTATGGAATACTAATGGACGCTTCTCGTGATCGAGGGGATAGTGCGAAAGCCAAAGAGTTGTTTGATGAGATGATCCAAAAAGGGTTGAAGCCAACGGTAGTGATTTACACTACACTCATACACTGCCTATGTTTGGAGAATAAGATGTCTGAAGCAGAAATTTTGTTTTCGGGGATGCAAGAAGGTGACGTTGATCCTAATGTGTACACTTACAATACTCTAATGGATGGATATTCTAAGATGGTAAATGTTCAGAAAGTCCTTAAACTATATCACGAGATGTTGGATTATAAAGTGCTGCCAAATTTTGTCACCTATTGTAtcataattgatttatttaccAAAATGGGAAACCTTGTGGCTTTTAGTAACTATTTTGTGCATATGGTGAAGCTAAACGTCGTTCctaatgtgtatatatataactgTATAATTGATGGATTCTGTAACGCTGGTGATCTATCTTCTGCTGAGGACATGTATCTGGAAATGGAGAAATTCTGTATTTCTCCGGATGTTTTTACATGGGGTATACTTATGAAGGGCTACTGTGGAATTGGTAGAGTTCAAGATGCGGAGAATGTGTTTTGGAAGATGAAAAATGCAGGATTACTAGCAAATTCTGTGGTGTATAATACACTAATTGATGGATATTGCAAGAACGGAGACATGGAGAAAGCTCTGCAGATTTGTTCGCAAATGGTGGAGACTGATTTGCAGCCTGATATAGTTACTTTCTGTACACTCATAGATGGATATTGCAAAGTAGGAAATATGGATGCCGCCATGGGACTCTATTCAGAAATGGCAATCAAAGGCTACAAGCCAGATGTAGTTGCATACACTAGTTTAATCGATGGGCACTTCAAAAGTGGTAACACAGATGCAGCTCTTCGACTGCACAAAGAAATGATAGAATCTGGAATTGCTTCCAATGTTTATACAGTTAGTTGTTTGATTGACGGGATGTGCAAACATGGAAGGATCAATGATGCAATCAAGATTTTCTTGGAACAATCTGTAGCTGGATTTGTTGTAGAAGTAGACCAGTTAGGCAACAATAATATAGGGTACAGTTCCCCAAATAATGTCATGTATTCTGCCTTGATCGATGGTTTGTGCAAAGATGGTCGGATTTTTAAGGCCAGCAACTTTTTCTCTGATCTGCGGAGAAGCGGGTTACGACCAGAAATCTCTGATTATGCTGTTATGATAAAGGGGCATTATGAGTCCAAACACGTGTTTGATGTTATGATGCTGCAAGCAGATATGCTAAAGTTGGGCATGCTGCCAAATGCATACTTATATAAGTTACTGTATAGGGGTTATCAGGGGATGGGTGATTTTGCATCCGCTTTGAAGTGTCGTGATGAACTATCAAATTCTGGCCTGGATTCCACAAACGAATATGTTGCACGATCTTTCATGTTTTCTGAACAAGAACTTTGCAAGGAATAA
- the LOC140862151 gene encoding uncharacterized protein produces MQARNDFRGVKIANSCPPISHLFFADDSLIFFKANLQEGVNLRNFLRRYEQASGQLINFEKSALSFSPNTPVVSIEEFKTLFTIPVVQGHSVYLALPKFSLLNKNMQFSYIKEKVLKRIRGWGQNLISVGGKEVLIKSVLQVIPTYAMSCFKMPISICEEIERGCAKFWWGMDNGKKQLHWKRWKDLFLPKQKGGMGFRRLVPFNQALLAKQIWRIICNPNSLLARVLKARYFKHMDIMQASLGNNLSFVWRSLIWGQELLDKGMYWRIGNGKTTRVVKDKWILGCQGTIKPIAYGLEDQRVSSLLVDGKWNEPFIVQHFDQNIVDQILKIPLLSSDEIDIFDVVIHLIERDDVLVDVAIDREQVVVAVVVGYYAGLANDRVTSDAVPVQVVLCGFMGTTFIEERLR; encoded by the exons ATGCAGGCCAGGAATGATTTCAGAGGAGTAAAAATTGCCAACTCTTGTCCTCCTATTTCACATCTATTCTTTGCAGATGATAGCCTCATTTTCTTCAAAGCCAATTTACAGGAAGGAGTCAATCTTAGAAACTTCCTAAGGAGATATGAGCAAGCATCAGGTCAGCTGATCAATTTTGAGAAATCTGCCCTTTCTTTTAGTCCAAATACACCGGTGGTATCTATAGAGGAGTTCAAAACTCTATTTACTATCCCAGTGGTGCAAGGTCATTCAGTATATTTGGCACTTCCGAAATTCTCTCTGCTTAATAAAAACATGCAGTTTTCATATATTAAAGAGAAGGTGTTGAAGCGAATTAGAGGGTGGGGACAAAATTTGATTTCGGTAGGAGGAAAAGAAGTACTCATTAAATCAGTACTTCAAGTTATTCCTACTTATGCAATGTCTTGTTTTAAGATGCCGATTTCGATTTGTGAGGAAATTGAGAGGGGATGTGCAAAATTTTGGTGGGGCATGGACAATGGAAAGAAACAATTGCATTGGAAGCGTTGGAAAGATTTATTCTTACCAAAACAGAAGGGTGGTATGGGATTTCGGAGGCTGGTCCCTTTTAATCAAGCACTTCTAGCTAAGCAAATTTGGAGAATAATATGCAATCCAAACTCTCTGCTAGCTCGAGTGCTTAAGGCTCGATACTTCAAACATATGGATATTATGCAAGCGTCATTGGGAAATAATCTTTCTTTTGTATGGCGTTCACTAATTTGGGGTCAAGAACTTCTGGATAAAGGAATGTACTGGAGAATAGGCAATGGAAAAACCACCAGAGTAGTGAAGGACAAATGGATTTTGGGTTGTCAAGGAACTATCAAACCTATTGCATATGGCTTGGAGGATCAAAGAGTAAGTTCTCTGTTGGTTGACGGGAAATGGAATGAACCTTTTATTGTGCAGCATTTCGATCAaaatattgttgatcagatcttAAAAATTCCACTATTATCTTCTGATGAGATTGATATTT TTGATGTGGTTATTCATTTGATCGAGCGGGACGACGTCTTGGTAGACGTGGCGATAGATCGTGAGCAAGTCGTGGTCGCCGTGGTTGTAGGATACTATGCAGGACTTGCAAATGATCGCGTCACAAGTGATGCAGTACCTGTTCAAGTCGTTCTTTGCGGTTTCATGGGAACGACATTTATCGAAGAACGTCTTCGATAG